The Asticcacaulis sp. EMRT-3 region AAAAACTTAGAGCGTCAATCCGATTTCAGAAGATCGGCGTTTTAGACATGAACGAGATGCGCCACGGTGTCGGCGCTGTCGTCGGCGGTCTTGCCCTCCTTGACGATGCGCCCGCGCTGCATGACGAAATAGCGGTCGGCGAACGACCAGGCGAAATCGAGATTCTGCTCAACAATCAGGATGGCGACATTCAGTTCGGTGCGCACACGCCGCAAAGACTCCTCGATCTGCTGGACGATATTGGGCTGGATGCCCTCCGCCGGTTCATCGAGCAACAGGAGCGACGGCTGACCGGCCAGGGCGCGGCCAATCGCCAGTTGCTGTTGTTCGCCGCCGCTCAACACGCCCGCCTTGCGGTGGGCGATCTGGGCCAGTTTCGGAAACAGGTCAAAGACGTATTCGGGCACTTTTTTCGGGCCGGTAAAGCCCTTGCGGCTGAGGGCCGACAGACCGACCTCCAGATTTTCGGTCACGCTGAGATGCGGAAAAATATGACGGCCCTGCGGCACGAAGCCGATCCCGGCGCGCGATCTTTCATGCGCCTTCATGGCCGTGACATCATGGCCGCGAATATAAATATTGCCATCCAGCACGGGCAACTGGCCCATGATCGTCTTCATCAGGGTCGTCTTGCCGACGCCATTGCGGCCCAGCACGGCCACCGCATCGCCTGGGCGAATATCAAAGGCCACGTCCCACAGCACCTGACCCTTGCCATAGGCGGCCCCCACCATGCGCAGATTGACGAGATCGGTCATTTGGCTCTCCCCAGATAGATGGCCGCCACCTCTTCATCGGCGCGGATTTGATCGAGCGTGCCTTCGCGCAGCAGCTTGCCCTGATGCAGCACCACCACATGGCCATTGAGCTGCGACACGAAATCAATGTCAT contains the following coding sequences:
- the urtE gene encoding urea ABC transporter ATP-binding subunit UrtE; this translates as MTDLVNLRMVGAAYGKGQVLWDVAFDIRPGDAVAVLGRNGVGKTTLMKTIMGQLPVLDGNIYIRGHDVTAMKAHERSRAGIGFVPQGRHIFPHLSVTENLEVGLSALSRKGFTGPKKVPEYVFDLFPKLAQIAHRKAGVLSGGEQQQLAIGRALAGQPSLLLLDEPAEGIQPNIVQQIEESLRRVRTELNVAILIVEQNLDFAWSFADRYFVMQRGRIVKEGKTADDSADTVAHLVHV